In Spodoptera frugiperda isolate SF20-4 chromosome 28, AGI-APGP_CSIRO_Sfru_2.0, whole genome shotgun sequence, one genomic interval encodes:
- the LOC118265426 gene encoding uncharacterized protein LOC118265426, which yields MDKIFQIESYELFQNVSQEILANLYYSGSTSTVPYIEADTVQLAKQELILIISDCNFDLEQIKDVIKSKDWAPEKVKCFQELLEANKSNVLYSAYNHFNSSYCETVLGYDWIVKLVLGTSELKTIKYSLLQLVMTTLNKTGKPNKILYEVNKDMLLKIINSLESLK from the exons atggataaaatatttcaaatagaatcgtatgaattatttcaaaat GTATCTCAAGAAATCTTGGCTAATTTGTATTACTCAGGATCCACATCAACAGTGCCATACATAGAAGCTGATACTGTTCAATTAGCAAAACAGGAATTGATCTTAATAATCTCGGATTGCAATTTTGACTTGGAACAAATTAAAGatgtaattaaaagtaaagaCTGGGCTCCTGAGAAAGTGAAATGCTTTCAAGAATTGTTAGAAGCAAACAAGTCTAATGTCCTTTACTCAGCCTACAATCACTTCAACAGTAGTTACTGTGAAACTGTTCTTGGCTATGATTGGATTGTAAAATTAGTCCTTGGAACAAGTGAATTGAAGACAATCAAGTACTCGCTATTACAATTAGTAAtgacaacattaaataaaactggaAAACCAAATAAGATCCTGTATGAGGTCAATAAAGACATGTTGTTGAAAATTATAAACAGTTTAGAAAGCTTAAAATAA